The Oceanivirga salmonicida region TGGTAAATCTCTAAAAAATACATTTAATAATACTGCAATAGAACCAACCATAGTTATAGGTAATATTGCTATAAAGCTATCTCTTATTGCTACTAAATGTCTTTGCTGTGAGAGTTTAGCAGCAACAGGTATAAAGTTAGCTTCAAGCCAATTCATAAAATTTTTCATTATTATTTCTCCTTTTATATTTATTTAACTTTTTCTAATGCAAAATTTAATACTTTTTCCCCATTCATAGTTCCATAATCTAACATGTTTATTACTTCTACTGGAATACTACCAAAAAGTTCTTTAATACTACCTTCTAAATATTTTACTTGTGGTCCTAATAAAACAATATCAGTGCTTCCAACATAATCTTTTGCATTTGCTTCTGGTACTGCTTTTATATCAACTTCTATATCATTTTTATTTGCAGAAGTTTTCATTTTTTCAACTAGAAAACTTGTTGACATACCCGCTGTACATACTAATAAAATATTAACCATTTTCTCCCCCTATTCTTTTATATAATTCTATAAATTCTTTTGCATTATCTTTTGTAATTAAAGCCATACTCAAATGATCCTGTGCATGAACCATGAGTAAGTTTAAATTTATTTTTTCTTCCCCCGATGTTTCTTTTACTATTAAATTCGTTTGTCCTTCATGTGCTTCAAAATAATATTTTTCTGCTTCTCTCATACTTTCTTCTGCTTTTTTAAACTCCCCTTTTTTAGCAAAATTTATAGCTTCCATGGAACAAGACCTAGACATACCAGAATTTGCAATTATTTCCATAGCATACTCACTTAATTCTTCATAATTCATGTGTTTTTTCTCCTTTTTTATAAAATTCCTCTAATATACTTACAAAATAATCATAATTAGGATTTTTTATTATATTTTGTATTAATTCTTTTTCATCTATTAATTTAGTTATTGTCTTATATATCATTTCATTTTCATTATTTTTATTATCAAGTAACATAAATAAGACTAAATTTACCTTATTATCTAACCAAGTAACTGCATGTTTTAGTATACACACCCCTATCAAATTTATATTAGGAATTACTTCTACTGAATGTGGTATAGCAATTTGTTTACTTATTTCAGTCATACCTAATTTTTCTCTTTTTAAAAGTAACTGTTCTATATTATCAGGTATGTACTTAATTTTTTTTAATTTATTTGACATTATATTTATTACTTTTTCTTTAGTAATTTTACTATCTATATATGTAAATAAATCTCTTGGCATTAAATTTTTTATATAGCTTTTATCGTCCATTAATATATTCTTTATTTTCATTATTTCATCATCTTTTAAGAAATAGTTTATTTTATATATTGGTTTATCTAATTTAAATTCTATATCTACCAAAGAAAATATGACATCAATAGTATCTAAATTTATATCTAGCAATTCATTAACTCCACAAGAACTAATTAAATTAGAATATTCAGAAAATAAATTACTGTACGTATATATTAAAAACTTAGAAACTCCACGACCACTAGGACAAACAATCAAAATATTTTTCTTTTTACTTTCTTGTTTTTTAAACCCTATACTCATATGTAATATAACTGAAATATAACCTATTTCATGTTCAGTTAACTTTTTATTATATCTATCTTCTAATATTTTACTAATATAAAATGAAATATTATATTCTAAGGGCATATTAATTTTTATTTCATCTAATAATGGATTAGTTATTCTTATATCAAATCTTAGTCTAATTGTTAATGCTAATAAATGAGTATATAAATTTTTATAAAGTTCTTCATCATCATATAAATCTATTTTAAATGTTAATTTAATATAGTATAAGATTTCATTTATTAATTCATTTATTTCTTTTATATTCTCCGTATTCTGATATTTTAACGTTTCAGTAGTTAAAAATCTTATAGTTATATAATCTAAATCATTATCATCTAATTTTACATTTCCAAATACCTTTTGCATGCATTCAACTATAAGTTTTCTTTTATCTAAAAATAAATTATTTTTATCTATATCTATTTTAGAAATTTTTCTATTTTCTTTTGTTCTTTTTAAAGTTATAAACATTGCTGATATTAAATTTTGAAAAGAAATATCAGAAATTTTAATCATATTTTCTTTTAAAAACGAATATATTTGTTTTGTTTTTTCATTTATTTCAAAATCAACTAAATCTTTATATGCAGTATTTTCATTTAATTTTTTCTCTAATATATCTACTAACAAATTTCTAATGTCTAATTCACTACCAACTATTTTTATACCATAATATGGTTTTCTTTCTATTTTTAAGTTATATTTTCTGACCTTTATATCAATTTTTTTAATATCTAATGATATAGTCTTAGTACTTATATAAAGTTCTTTACTAATATCTTCTAACTTAACATACTTACTAGTATTAACTAATTTTTCCAAGATATAATCACAACGCTCATCAGTATTATTAGGTAATTTATTAGTTTTTAAATTATCAAAAATTTCAGTTTCTTTTAACAAATTCCCTTCTAATTTATACCCGCACCCCTCCTTAGAAACTATATCTATATTTTTAGAATTTAAAATATCTTTAAGTTCTTTTATCAATTTTCTACAAGTTCTATCAGATATATTAATATGATTAGAAAGTTCTTTAG contains the following coding sequences:
- a CDS encoding PTS sugar transporter subunit IIB yields the protein MVNILLVCTAGMSTSFLVEKMKTSANKNDIEVDIKAVPEANAKDYVGSTDIVLLGPQVKYLEGSIKELFGSIPVEVINMLDYGTMNGEKVLNFALEKVK
- a CDS encoding PTS lactose/cellobiose transporter subunit IIA, with translation MNYEELSEYAMEIIANSGMSRSCSMEAINFAKKGEFKKAEESMREAEKYYFEAHEGQTNLIVKETSGEEKINLNLLMVHAQDHLSMALITKDNAKEFIELYKRIGGENG
- a CDS encoding BglG family transcription antiterminator, with product MYENLIKIYKLMIDKNYHTAKELSNHINISDRTCRKLIKELKDILNSKNIDIVSKEGCGYKLEGNLLKETEIFDNLKTNKLPNNTDERCDYILEKLVNTSKYVKLEDISKELYISTKTISLDIKKIDIKVRKYNLKIERKPYYGIKIVGSELDIRNLLVDILEKKLNENTAYKDLVDFEINEKTKQIYSFLKENMIKISDISFQNLISAMFITLKRTKENRKISKIDIDKNNLFLDKRKLIVECMQKVFGNVKLDDNDLDYITIRFLTTETLKYQNTENIKEINELINEILYYIKLTFKIDLYDDEELYKNLYTHLLALTIRLRFDIRITNPLLDEIKINMPLEYNISFYISKILEDRYNKKLTEHEIGYISVILHMSIGFKKQESKKKNILIVCPSGRGVSKFLIYTYSNLFSEYSNLISSCGVNELLDINLDTIDVIFSLVDIEFKLDKPIYKINYFLKDDEIMKIKNILMDDKSYIKNLMPRDLFTYIDSKITKEKVINIMSNKLKKIKYIPDNIEQLLLKREKLGMTEISKQIAIPHSVEVIPNINLIGVCILKHAVTWLDNKVNLVLFMLLDNKNNENEMIYKTITKLIDEKELIQNIIKNPNYDYFVSILEEFYKKGEKTHEL